Below is a genomic region from Methanosarcinales archaeon.
TATTGTTCAATCATGTACTAATCTTAAAGCCATTCATATTCCCCGGTCCTATGAAAAGACAGTATCTAATTCTGTCTATATGCTATTGGAAATGAAGAAAATTGGTATCTTCTTCAAATTAAATGGTAAATGGGAAAATATATTTTTATGGAATC
It encodes:
- a CDS encoding DUF1699 family protein, whose product is MRIRVINSKNEINTIDRNEEFVHLAFRPSNKDILAIVQSCTNLKAIHIPRSYEKTVSNSVYMLLEMKKIGIFFKLNGKWENIFLWN